The following are encoded in a window of Chloroflexota bacterium genomic DNA:
- a CDS encoding tetratricopeptide repeat protein, with translation MEKQLRKRRSLGSLTAALDRATTKQAMAQAHYNLALFHDNNGREAQAIPHYRNALALGIDPGLEAEAYAWLASSLFKTGAHTEAASSAHHALCLTQDPELKGFLVRLLRRIDRAACKP, from the coding sequence GTGGAGAAGCAGTTGCGAAAGCGCCGGAGCCTCGGTTCGCTGACCGCCGCGCTGGACCGGGCGACGACAAAGCAGGCGATGGCTCAGGCTCACTACAACCTTGCCCTCTTCCACGACAACAACGGTCGGGAAGCCCAGGCGATCCCCCACTACCGAAACGCGCTCGCACTCGGCATCGATCCGGGTTTAGAGGCGGAGGCGTACGCCTGGCTGGCAAGCAGCTTGTTCAAGACCGGCGCTCACACGGAGGCCGCCAGCAGCGCGCATCACGCCCTTTGCCTCACGCAGGACCCGGAACTCAAAGGGTTCCTCGTCCGGCTTCTACGGCGTATCGACCGAGCGGCATGCAAGCCGTAG
- a CDS encoding phosphoribosyl-AMP cyclohydrolase, protein MAWKHPRELDSTEELEECCDIALDFERFFSASGQGVLPVVAQDVDSHDVLVLAHVNKAALDHTLREGVAAFWSLSRDRLWVKGETSGNQLDIVDVRVNCEQNSLLYLVRLRKGGVCHTLEDGAARHSCYYRRIVGDRLEPVARGRGKNLSD, encoded by the coding sequence ATGGCCTGGAAACACCCACGCGAGCTCGACAGCACCGAGGAGCTGGAGGAATGCTGCGACATCGCTCTCGATTTCGAGCGGTTCTTCTCCGCCAGCGGCCAGGGGGTGCTGCCCGTCGTGGCCCAGGATGTCGACTCCCACGACGTGCTGGTGCTGGCCCACGTGAACAAGGCCGCCCTCGACCACACCTTGCGCGAAGGCGTGGCGGCGTTCTGGAGCCTTTCGCGAGATCGCCTGTGGGTCAAGGGCGAAACGTCCGGCAACCAGCTGGACATCGTCGACGTGCGCGTGAATTGCGAACAGAACTCGCTGCTGTATCTCGTCCGGCTGCGCAAGGGCGGCGTGTGCCACACCCTGGAGGACGGGGCAGCGCGCCACAGCTGCTACTACCGCCGGATCGTGGGTGACCGGTTGGAGCCAGTGGCGCGCGGGCGTGGGAAAAACCTGAGCGACTGA
- a CDS encoding adenosine deaminase, with translation MGTGEGFAEALRAGDAAAVRSFPKTDLHAHGYISARIESLERRLGHALLRPPRRMNGLGEFQEYLRLAIDPYVGTIEGAELAAAVAVADAVDDGVSVFEMSFDIWPVPLYPDGLHGYIRILRLLDEQCADRIQLRPELGFSRRYASNAALMDRAAEAVASGFFTSIDLYSTEDACAPEDVQPLYAQARAQGMMLKAHVGEFGSAEDVRRTVEVLDLNEVQHGIAAADCPDVMRWLADRGVRLNVCPTSNVMLGVVAELSEHPIRRLHDHGVAVTVNSDDLTVFGQSVSDEYLNLFRAGVFTAEELDGIRVAALASRGS, from the coding sequence GTGGGAACCGGGGAAGGCTTCGCGGAGGCGCTGCGCGCCGGCGATGCCGCGGCTGTTAGAAGCTTTCCGAAGACCGACCTCCACGCGCACGGGTACATCAGCGCCCGCATCGAGAGCCTCGAACGACGGCTTGGCCACGCGCTGCTGAGACCCCCGCGCCGCATGAACGGCCTGGGGGAGTTTCAGGAGTATCTGCGGTTGGCCATTGACCCCTACGTCGGCACAATCGAAGGTGCGGAGCTTGCCGCGGCAGTGGCCGTGGCCGACGCCGTCGACGACGGCGTGTCGGTGTTCGAGATGAGCTTCGATATCTGGCCCGTGCCCCTCTATCCCGACGGCCTGCACGGATACATCCGCATTCTTCGATTGCTGGACGAGCAATGCGCCGACCGCATTCAACTGCGGCCGGAACTCGGCTTCTCACGACGCTACGCATCCAACGCCGCGCTCATGGACCGTGCCGCCGAGGCCGTCGCGTCCGGGTTCTTTACCTCCATCGATCTCTACAGCACCGAGGACGCCTGCGCCCCCGAGGATGTGCAGCCGCTCTACGCGCAGGCGCGCGCCCAGGGAATGATGCTCAAGGCGCACGTGGGCGAGTTCGGCAGCGCCGAAGACGTCCGCCGGACGGTCGAGGTGTTGGACCTCAACGAGGTGCAGCACGGCATTGCCGCCGCCGATTGCCCCGACGTCATGCGGTGGCTCGCGGACAGAGGCGTGCGGCTCAATGTCTGTCCGACCAGCAACGTGATGCTGGGCGTGGTGGCGGAGCTCTCGGAGCATCCGATCCGCCGGCTCCACGATCACGGCGTCGCGGTGACGGTGAACTCGGACGACCTCACGGTGTTTGGGCAAAGCGTCTCGGACGAATACCTGAACCTATTCCGGGCTGGGGTGTTTACCGCTGAGGAGCTCGACGGTATTCGCGTGGCGGCGCTCGCCAGCCGCGGCAGCTAG
- a CDS encoding bifunctional (p)ppGpp synthetase/guanosine-3',5'-bis(diphosphate) 3'-pyrophosphohydrolase — protein MPVSVTATLAPMVSADTPALAIDELLERVAAYTPADDQPEAGELIRRAYDAAERAHAPQKRLSGEPYIQHVLAVAMLVADLHLDADTVAAGLLHDAVEDTSLSLEVIRRQFGSGVAELVDGVTKLERVTVASLDEQQAQNLRKVLLAMARDVRVVLIKLADRLHNVRTAWVYSAEKRARYGEETLEIFAPLAGRLGIEEWRWQLEDYALKLLDPDRYRDLARWLLAERRAREAAIAEVQEQLRGGLDDAGIDAHIQSRVKHIYSIERKIRRKGADRESIYDILAIRVIVNSQQDCYGALGVVHGAWRHIPVEFDDYISAPKENGYQSLHTAVLGPDGKPVEVQIRTREMHQNAEYGVAAHWRYKEGGPLGPEAFLDKLAWIRQILSWQEDGDSAGAFVDAVKTDFFSDTVFVFTPKGEVKDFPIGSTPLDFAYRIHSDVGHSCIGAKVNRRLVPLDHELENGDVVEILTSTSSKGPSRAWLSQVRTAHARDKIRRWFKRHEKAENVVSGRALLDRELRRVGQGGVANVPDADLKAIATSLGYLDVESLLAGVGYGATTVHQVVTRLRLTPEVAEPELPETLEPDERREVQPLVNVLGAGNLLTRVAACCHPLPGDDIVGFITRGHGVSIHRRSCANVRNVSEPERLVPVSWADRLVETDTDLPVRLASCCTPRLGRRIEGVAKNGAVEVHRRTCRELAGETDARVPVRWIEDDSQSLPVSIRVVAHDREGLTHDITGIIREEGLNIATMSVRTNRRHEATFRLTVALRSVAQLARLLRRIETVRSVVAVSREGARAR, from the coding sequence ATGCCAGTTTCAGTGACGGCCACGCTGGCGCCGATGGTAAGCGCGGACACGCCCGCGCTGGCCATCGACGAGTTGCTGGAGCGGGTCGCCGCCTACACGCCCGCCGACGATCAGCCCGAGGCCGGCGAGCTCATCCGCCGCGCCTACGACGCCGCCGAGCGGGCGCACGCGCCGCAGAAACGGCTATCCGGCGAGCCCTACATCCAGCACGTGCTGGCGGTGGCCATGCTGGTGGCCGATCTGCACCTCGATGCCGACACCGTGGCCGCCGGCCTGCTGCACGACGCGGTCGAAGACACCAGCCTGAGCCTGGAGGTGATCAGGCGGCAGTTCGGGAGCGGGGTAGCGGAACTGGTCGATGGGGTGACCAAGCTGGAGCGCGTCACCGTGGCGAGCCTGGACGAGCAGCAGGCGCAAAACCTGCGCAAGGTGCTGCTGGCGATGGCGCGCGATGTGCGCGTGGTGCTGATCAAGCTCGCCGACCGCCTGCACAACGTGCGCACCGCCTGGGTGTATTCGGCCGAGAAGCGCGCCCGGTATGGGGAGGAAACACTCGAGATCTTCGCGCCCCTGGCCGGGCGCCTGGGAATCGAGGAATGGCGCTGGCAGTTGGAGGACTACGCGCTCAAGCTGCTGGACCCCGATCGCTACCGCGACCTGGCCCGCTGGCTGCTGGCCGAGCGGCGCGCGCGAGAGGCCGCCATCGCCGAGGTGCAGGAGCAACTGCGCGGCGGCCTGGACGACGCGGGCATCGACGCCCACATCCAGAGCCGGGTCAAGCACATCTACAGCATCGAGCGAAAGATCCGGCGCAAGGGCGCCGACCGCGAGTCGATCTACGACATTCTGGCAATCCGCGTGATCGTGAACTCGCAGCAGGACTGCTATGGCGCGCTGGGCGTGGTGCACGGGGCCTGGCGCCATATCCCGGTCGAGTTCGACGACTACATCTCGGCGCCCAAGGAAAACGGCTACCAGTCGCTGCACACCGCCGTGCTGGGGCCCGACGGCAAGCCGGTCGAAGTGCAGATCCGCACCCGCGAGATGCACCAAAACGCGGAGTATGGCGTGGCGGCGCACTGGCGCTACAAGGAGGGCGGCCCGCTTGGGCCCGAGGCCTTCCTGGACAAGCTGGCCTGGATCCGGCAGATCCTGAGCTGGCAGGAGGACGGCGACTCGGCGGGGGCCTTTGTAGACGCCGTCAAGACCGATTTCTTCAGCGACACCGTGTTCGTCTTCACGCCCAAGGGCGAGGTCAAGGACTTTCCCATCGGCAGCACGCCGCTGGACTTTGCCTATCGCATCCACAGCGACGTGGGCCACTCCTGCATCGGGGCCAAGGTGAACCGCCGCCTGGTGCCGCTGGACCACGAGCTGGAAAACGGCGACGTGGTGGAGATCCTGACCAGCACCAGCAGCAAGGGGCCCAGCCGGGCGTGGCTGTCGCAGGTGCGCACGGCGCATGCCCGCGACAAGATTCGCCGCTGGTTCAAGCGGCACGAAAAGGCCGAGAACGTCGTCTCGGGCCGCGCGCTGCTCGACCGGGAGTTGCGGCGCGTGGGTCAGGGCGGGGTCGCGAACGTGCCGGACGCCGACCTGAAGGCGATTGCCACCTCGCTGGGGTACCTGGACGTCGAGAGCCTGCTGGCCGGCGTCGGCTACGGCGCCACCACGGTGCATCAGGTCGTGACGCGGCTGCGGCTCACCCCGGAGGTGGCGGAGCCGGAGCTGCCGGAAACGCTGGAGCCGGACGAGCGGCGCGAGGTGCAGCCGCTGGTCAACGTGCTGGGCGCGGGCAATCTGCTCACGCGGGTGGCGGCCTGCTGCCATCCGCTGCCCGGCGACGACATCGTGGGGTTCATCACCCGCGGCCACGGGGTCAGCATCCACCGCCGCAGCTGCGCCAACGTGCGCAACGTGTCCGAGCCCGAGCGCCTGGTGCCCGTGTCCTGGGCCGACCGGCTGGTCGAGACGGATACCGACCTGCCCGTCCGACTGGCGAGCTGTTGCACGCCGAGGCTCGGCCGACGCATCGAGGGCGTGGCCAAGAACGGCGCGGTGGAGGTGCACCGGCGCACGTGCCGCGAGCTGGCGGGCGAGACCGACGCGCGGGTGCCGGTGCGCTGGATCGAGGACGACTCGCAAAGCCTGCCGGTCAGCATCCGCGTGGTGGCGCACGACCGCGAAGGGCTGACGCACGACATCACCGGCATCATCCGCGAAGAAGGGCTCAACATCGCCACCATGTCGGTGCGCACCAACCGGCGGCACGAGGCCACCTTCCGGCTCACCGTCGCGCTGCGCAGCGTGGCCCAGCTGGCCCGGCTGCTGCGGCGCATCGAGACCGTCCGCAGCGTGGTCGCGGTCTCACGCGAGGGTGCGCGGGCGCGGTAG
- a CDS encoding NYN domain-containing protein has protein sequence MNLATRLLVDGFNGEYEQAVVVSNDADFAGAMRYVRDDLGLRVTLVNPDPKTSSPRELADAATYVRRLWKSHLRRSQFSDTLKDEVGSVTKPAGW, from the coding sequence GTGAACCTAGCTACCCGTCTCCTGGTGGACGGATTCAACGGCGAGTACGAGCAGGCGGTGGTCGTGTCCAACGATGCCGACTTCGCCGGGGCCATGCGGTACGTGCGTGACGACCTGGGCCTTCGAGTCACGCTCGTCAATCCCGACCCCAAGACCAGCAGTCCGAGAGAGTTGGCGGACGCCGCCACCTACGTCAGGCGCCTCTGGAAGAGCCATCTGCGACGGAGCCAGTTTTCCGACACACTGAAGGATGAGGTAGGAAGCGTCACCAAGCCGGCGGGGTGGTGA
- a CDS encoding aldo/keto reductase gives MAEQLATATLGRTGLEVTRLGFGAMEIRGGTRGRPTSDAEAEAILAAVLDAGITYIDTSNDYGRSEELIGRFISNRRDEYFLATKCGCVGPAGGQHVWTRENLMRGLEQSLELLRTDYVDVMQLHGASVEESEREGVVDTLNAMREQGKVRHIATSTSVPNLPTFIEWGAFDLFQIPYSALNREHEAWISTSAEAGIGTVIRGGVQKGEPGEGGGRADAWEKFEQAGLDELRAEGESRTAFMLRYTLSHPDVHTIIVGTKNPDHLRENLETERRGPLAPDVYAEAKRRLDAIGEAPASAG, from the coding sequence ATGGCCGAGCAACTGGCGACCGCGACGTTGGGACGAACGGGCCTGGAAGTGACGCGCCTGGGATTCGGCGCGATGGAGATTCGCGGGGGGACGCGCGGGCGCCCCACCAGCGATGCCGAGGCGGAGGCCATCCTCGCGGCAGTGCTCGATGCCGGGATCACCTATATCGACACGTCCAACGACTACGGGCGGAGCGAGGAGCTGATCGGTCGGTTCATCTCCAACCGGCGGGACGAGTATTTCCTGGCCACCAAGTGCGGCTGCGTGGGACCCGCTGGCGGCCAGCACGTGTGGACGCGCGAGAACCTGATGCGCGGGCTGGAGCAGAGCCTGGAGCTGCTGCGCACCGACTACGTCGACGTGATGCAACTGCACGGCGCGTCCGTCGAGGAATCGGAGCGCGAGGGCGTGGTGGACACGCTGAACGCCATGCGCGAGCAGGGCAAGGTGCGGCACATCGCGACGTCGACCTCGGTGCCGAACCTGCCGACGTTCATCGAGTGGGGGGCCTTCGATCTGTTTCAGATTCCCTATTCGGCGCTGAACCGCGAGCACGAGGCGTGGATCAGCACGTCGGCTGAAGCTGGGATCGGGACCGTGATCCGCGGTGGCGTGCAAAAGGGCGAGCCCGGCGAAGGCGGCGGCCGGGCCGATGCCTGGGAGAAGTTCGAGCAGGCCGGACTGGACGAGTTGCGCGCCGAGGGCGAGAGCCGCACAGCCTTCATGCTGCGCTACACGCTGAGCCACCCGGACGTGCACACGATCATCGTGGGCACGAAGAACCCGGACCACCTGCGGGAGAACCTGGAGACTGAGCGGCGCGGTCCCCTGGCCCCGGATGTCTACGCCGAGGCCAAGCGCCGGCTGGACGCCATCGGCGAGGCGCCCGCGAGCGCGGGCTAG